The following coding sequences are from one Prochlorococcus sp. MIT 0604 window:
- a CDS encoding porin, with the protein MAPATLGLLAPMSATANEVTISDFNAAEEIAVTNSRVDGLEARFNNLEAGSFSETTTASFSVDMAIGTVDGLSGNEAVTAGYGFQIDLNTSFTGEDSLDVSIDAGNADAGNLDELDLNDAGATLKVDGVSYTFPLGDKTTVFVGDSMDGSTLYNTACVYGGPTIQLDDCGNSGAAFAAGKGTAAGASYDFGNGFTAAIGYEGEGAGTKGLFTKEGMDVFGGQVTYTGDSYGVSLTYSDYESANDTSYTAFNAYYTPDSAGSIPSISAGYEAASVDGATDSSQWFVGLQWDEVGAGTLGAALGTYGHIADGATEYYMYEAFYSYPMNDGMTITPIVFIKEKSGTDETGLMLKTSFSF; encoded by the coding sequence GTGGCTCCTGCGACACTTGGCCTACTTGCGCCTATGTCTGCGACAGCTAACGAAGTAACAATTAGCGATTTTAATGCTGCAGAAGAAATTGCAGTCACAAACAGCCGTGTAGATGGCTTAGAAGCAAGATTTAACAATCTTGAAGCTGGTTCATTCTCAGAAACAACAACTGCATCATTCTCAGTTGACATGGCAATCGGTACAGTTGATGGTCTTTCTGGTAACGAAGCTGTAACAGCTGGTTATGGATTCCAAATCGATTTAAACACAAGTTTTACTGGTGAAGATTCACTAGATGTTTCTATCGACGCTGGTAATGCTGATGCTGGAAACTTAGATGAGTTAGATCTAAATGATGCTGGAGCTACTCTAAAGGTTGATGGTGTTTCATACACATTCCCATTAGGTGACAAGACAACTGTCTTCGTTGGAGACAGCATGGATGGAAGCACACTTTATAACACTGCTTGCGTTTATGGTGGACCTACTATTCAGCTAGATGATTGCGGTAACTCAGGTGCTGCTTTTGCTGCAGGTAAAGGTACAGCTGCAGGTGCTAGTTATGATTTCGGAAATGGTTTCACAGCGGCAATAGGTTATGAAGGTGAAGGAGCTGGTACAAAGGGTCTGTTCACTAAAGAAGGTATGGATGTCTTCGGTGGCCAGGTGACTTATACTGGCGATTCTTACGGTGTTTCACTAACTTATTCAGATTATGAATCAGCTAATGACACTAGTTACACTGCCTTCAACGCTTACTACACTCCTGATAGTGCAGGTTCAATTCCATCAATAAGTGCTGGTTATGAAGCAGCAAGCGTAGATGGCGCTACTGATTCTTCTCAGTGGTTTGTTGGACTTCAGTGGGATGAAGTTGGAGCAGGTACACTTGGTGCTGCTTTAGGTACATATGGCCACATTGCTGACGGTGCTACTGAGTACTATATGTATGAAGCTTTCTATAGCTATCCAATGAATGATGGAATGACAATTACTCCAATAGTGTTCATCAAGGAAAAATCTGGTACTGATGAAACTGGTTTAATGTTGAAAACATCTTTCAGCTTCTAG
- a CDS encoding tetratricopeptide repeat protein encodes MKFKKEKIFYYFLGITSFFIIPNSANSNPSSYFEQRQQCIENPDFITPITKKFKYCIRDNGIIKKYDEFDNLVEIDLKLDVLVEEKIKKDMKKGMKNKKVWNRFRELTEYKVDNEELFKYSCEAKKERGKAICKNKAQKKLVGIRPYGFYLKKGLKEIENKKWDKSIKLFDKEIEYNNNQEAFAYRGYSKFKLEDYLGSIKDLGDALKINKSDIYSLSLRSRANFALENYDEVILDLNKLITLIEFKSEKETNELFNKEINPVDRNYYYLRGLSKSELGKTKGAIKDFDLEIINNPLNGNAYFQKGLETYWVDREKSCENLIKGVSLGAKDSSSDFLKEAQESNTFLDELFTSSDKSLINACKSASTRKAENIKQNYESEKLNIDIKNLIQKYYFLVPIPLLVIGYTLLKYRSRD; translated from the coding sequence TTGAAATTTAAAAAAGAAAAAATTTTTTATTACTTTTTAGGGATAACTTCTTTTTTTATTATTCCTAACTCAGCCAATTCAAATCCGAGTAGCTATTTTGAGCAAAGACAACAATGTATTGAAAACCCTGACTTCATTACTCCAATAACAAAAAAATTTAAATATTGCATTAGGGACAACGGAATAATAAAAAAATATGATGAATTTGATAATTTAGTTGAAATTGACCTAAAGCTTGATGTTTTGGTCGAAGAGAAAATCAAAAAAGATATGAAAAAAGGAATGAAGAATAAAAAGGTATGGAATCGTTTTAGAGAATTAACCGAGTACAAAGTAGATAATGAAGAACTTTTTAAATATTCATGTGAAGCGAAGAAGGAGAGAGGAAAGGCAATTTGCAAAAACAAAGCCCAGAAAAAGTTAGTTGGGATTAGACCATACGGATTTTATTTAAAAAAAGGCTTAAAAGAAATTGAAAATAAAAAATGGGATAAATCTATTAAACTTTTTGATAAAGAAATTGAATATAATAATAATCAAGAAGCTTTTGCATACAGGGGGTATTCAAAATTCAAATTAGAAGATTATTTAGGTTCTATTAAGGATTTAGGGGATGCTTTAAAAATTAATAAGTCTGATATATATTCTCTAAGTTTGAGAAGTAGGGCAAATTTTGCACTTGAAAACTATGATGAAGTTATTTTAGATTTAAATAAACTTATTACTTTAATAGAATTCAAATCCGAGAAAGAAACTAATGAACTATTTAATAAAGAAATTAATCCGGTAGACCGTAACTATTACTATCTAAGAGGATTATCTAAAAGTGAATTAGGGAAAACAAAAGGTGCTATAAAAGATTTTGATTTAGAAATAATTAATAATCCACTAAATGGAAATGCATATTTTCAAAAAGGCTTAGAAACATATTGGGTTGATAGAGAGAAGTCTTGCGAAAATTTGATAAAAGGTGTTTCATTAGGAGCGAAAGACTCAAGTTCAGATTTTTTAAAAGAGGCTCAAGAGTCAAATACATTTTTGGATGAACTTTTCACTAGTAGTGATAAGTCTTTGATTAACGCATGCAAAAGCGCAAGCACAAGAAAAGCAGAAAATATTAAGCAAAACTATGAATCAGAAAAGTTAAATATAGATATTAAGAACTTAATTCAAAAATATTATTTTTTAGTTCCTATCCCTTTATTAGTTATTGGCTACACCTTACTTAAGTACAGATCAAGAGATTAA
- the grxD gene encoding Grx4 family monothiol glutaredoxin: protein MDNLTKDKIQKLIDSNPVMVFMKGTKLMPQCGFSNNVVQILNSLGVEFSTFDVLSDFAIREGIKEYSDWPTIPQVYLKGEFLGGSDILIEMYNSGSLKEKIEIELAS from the coding sequence ATGGACAACCTAACAAAAGATAAAATACAAAAACTGATTGACTCTAATCCAGTAATGGTTTTCATGAAAGGGACTAAATTAATGCCTCAATGCGGTTTTTCTAACAATGTAGTACAAATACTAAATTCCCTAGGGGTGGAATTTAGTACGTTTGATGTTTTAAGTGATTTTGCTATTCGAGAAGGTATCAAAGAATATTCAGATTGGCCAACAATTCCACAAGTTTACTTAAAAGGAGAATTTCTTGGTGGATCAGACATTCTTATTGAAATGTACAATTCAGGATCTTTAAAAGAAAAAATAGAAATTGAATTAGCGTCTTAA
- the trmFO gene encoding methylenetetrahydrofolate--tRNA-(uracil(54)-C(5))-methyltransferase (FADH(2)-oxidizing) TrmFO yields MIDKEVIVIGAGLSGSEAAWQVANSGIPVKLVEMRPIKSTPAHHTCEFGELVCSNSFGALSPDRAAGLLQKELRIFKSLIVQTADKFAVPAGGALAVDRSKFSMALTEALSNHPLVEIKRFEQLDLPSEETITILATGPLTADKLFYKIQAFTGIDSCHFFDAASPIIYGDTIDKEIVFKASRYDKGDPAYLNCPMGENEYINFRKELIKGEQAVLKDFEKESANFFEGCLPIEEIARRGVDTMRYGPLKSIGLWNPKWGDLFDRENRLKKRPHAIVQLRKEDLEGKLLNMVGFQTNLKWSEQKRIFRMIPGLEKAEFVRFGVMHRNTFLESPKLLLPTLQFMKRENLFAAGQITGTEGYAAAAAGGLLAGINASLLAKGKKTVSFPAESMIGSLINFISNKNQILSNQKKNKFQPMPASFGLVPELTKRIKDKRLRYKAYQERSTEALNSFKNKLDTCFEKKHLFSKIY; encoded by the coding sequence TTGATAGATAAAGAAGTAATAGTTATTGGAGCTGGTCTTTCAGGATCTGAGGCAGCTTGGCAAGTAGCTAATTCTGGTATACCAGTCAAATTAGTTGAAATGAGACCTATCAAATCAACTCCAGCTCATCATACATGTGAGTTCGGAGAATTGGTCTGCAGCAATAGTTTTGGTGCCTTAAGTCCTGATAGGGCTGCTGGTTTATTACAAAAAGAACTTAGGATTTTTAAATCATTAATAGTTCAAACAGCAGATAAATTTGCTGTCCCAGCTGGAGGCGCTTTAGCTGTTGATAGATCTAAATTTAGTATGGCTTTGACTGAAGCTTTGTCTAATCATCCTTTAGTTGAGATTAAGAGATTTGAGCAATTGGATCTCCCGAGCGAGGAAACTATTACGATCTTGGCAACTGGTCCATTAACTGCAGATAAGTTGTTTTATAAAATACAAGCTTTTACAGGTATCGATTCATGTCATTTTTTTGATGCAGCTAGTCCTATTATTTATGGAGATACTATTGATAAAGAGATTGTCTTTAAAGCTAGTAGATACGATAAGGGTGATCCGGCATACCTTAATTGCCCAATGGGTGAAAATGAATATATTAATTTCAGGAAAGAACTAATAAAAGGAGAACAAGCGGTTTTAAAAGACTTTGAAAAAGAATCGGCTAATTTTTTTGAAGGTTGCTTACCAATTGAAGAAATTGCAAGAAGAGGAGTTGATACAATGAGATACGGACCCTTGAAATCTATCGGTTTGTGGAATCCAAAATGGGGAGATTTATTTGATAGGGAAAATAGATTGAAAAAGCGACCTCATGCAATTGTCCAATTAAGGAAAGAAGATTTGGAAGGGAAATTACTAAATATGGTAGGTTTTCAAACTAACCTCAAATGGTCAGAGCAAAAAAGAATATTTAGAATGATCCCTGGTTTAGAAAAGGCTGAGTTCGTACGTTTTGGAGTAATGCACAGAAATACTTTTTTAGAATCTCCAAAATTACTCTTACCGACATTGCAATTTATGAAAAGAGAAAATCTTTTTGCAGCTGGTCAAATAACTGGGACGGAAGGTTATGCAGCAGCAGCAGCAGGGGGTTTGCTTGCTGGAATAAATGCATCTTTACTAGCTAAGGGTAAAAAAACAGTAAGTTTTCCTGCAGAATCAATGATTGGTTCTCTAATAAATTTCATCAGTAATAAAAATCAAATATTATCTAATCAGAAAAAGAATAAATTCCAACCAATGCCTGCTTCATTTGGTTTAGTACCTGAACTAACTAAAAGGATAAAAGATAAAAGATTAAGGTACAAAGCTTATCAAGAAAGATCTACAGAAGCCTTGAATAGCTTTAAAAATAAACTAGATACTTGTTTTGAAAAAAAACATTTATTTAGCAAAATTTACTAA
- a CDS encoding BolA family protein, with translation MITKAEVINLISKKLPNSQIFVENLKGNDHLQVTVIASEFNGLSLVKQHQLVYSALKEELASEAIHALALKTETPN, from the coding sequence ATGATTACTAAAGCAGAAGTCATTAATTTAATCAGTAAAAAATTACCAAATTCCCAAATTTTTGTTGAAAATCTTAAGGGAAATGATCATTTACAAGTAACTGTAATTGCATCTGAATTTAATGGATTATCATTAGTTAAACAACACCAGCTAGTCTATTCTGCTTTAAAGGAAGAATTAGCTTCAGAAGCCATCCATGCACTGGCATTAAAAACAGAAACACCCAACTAA
- a CDS encoding DUF6761 family protein, with the protein MTSFENPKAIRHFQSICDTCQDLVTRFHPPSDLKLYSDGYLQALRNCNGLEAKDQEKLERLIERWILDPSSFIDSDGDGNKGFFDKKRI; encoded by the coding sequence ATGACATCATTTGAAAATCCCAAAGCAATTCGTCATTTTCAATCAATTTGCGATACTTGCCAAGACTTAGTTACTCGTTTTCATCCACCATCTGATCTTAAATTATATAGTGATGGTTATCTCCAAGCCCTTAGAAATTGCAATGGTTTAGAGGCAAAGGATCAAGAGAAATTAGAAAGATTAATTGAAAGATGGATTTTAGATCCTTCAAGTTTTATTGATTCAGATGGAGATGGAAATAAAGGTTTTTTTGACAAAAAAAGGATTTAA
- a CDS encoding response regulator transcription factor: protein MQSTEQILASTPGSSQLPSSSQTPSRVLVVEPHPTLRTVLVQRLRQDGHLAAAVGSAVEAVDLCRDQSPDLLVSAEILEQNTAMRLAQQLGCSVIVLTARSGVEALVNLLDEGADDVLRKPFGLEELAARCRTLLKRGRIGLQEKVEVGPLEVHLLLRQVTLSEKPVELSPREFALLCALLMPPGMVRSRQELLRMAWPPFSGGPRSVDTQVLTLRRKLEQAGLGEGGGITTVRQQGYRFSIDNI from the coding sequence ATGCAATCAACTGAGCAAATCTTAGCTTCAACTCCTGGCAGTTCACAATTGCCTTCGAGCTCTCAAACCCCATCAAGAGTTCTTGTTGTTGAACCTCACCCCACACTTAGAACGGTCCTTGTTCAAAGGCTTCGCCAAGATGGCCATTTAGCTGCTGCAGTAGGTTCAGCAGTAGAAGCTGTTGACTTATGCAGAGATCAATCACCAGACCTTTTGGTTAGTGCAGAAATCCTCGAGCAAAACACAGCGATGAGACTAGCTCAACAATTAGGATGTTCTGTGATAGTTCTTACAGCAAGATCAGGTGTCGAAGCATTAGTCAATTTATTAGATGAAGGTGCAGATGATGTTCTTAGAAAACCTTTTGGACTCGAGGAGCTTGCAGCAAGATGCAGAACTCTCTTAAAAAGGGGAAGGATAGGCTTACAAGAAAAAGTTGAAGTTGGGCCTTTAGAGGTTCATCTTCTCTTAAGACAAGTAACTCTTAGCGAAAAGCCCGTAGAATTAAGCCCTAGAGAGTTTGCACTCCTTTGTGCTCTTCTGATGCCGCCTGGCATGGTCAGAAGCCGACAAGAGCTTCTAAGGATGGCTTGGCCGCCTTTTAGCGGAGGCCCGAGATCAGTAGATACTCAGGTGTTAACTTTACGCAGAAAATTAGAACAGGCAGGCTTGGGAGAAGGTGGTGGAATAACCACTGTTAGACAACAAGGTTATCGATTTAGTATTGATAATATTTAA
- a CDS encoding high light inducible protein — MTPEAERFNGWAAMLGFVAAVGAYVTTGQIIPGWF, encoded by the coding sequence ATGACTCCTGAAGCAGAACGTTTTAATGGTTGGGCAGCAATGTTAGGTTTCGTTGCAGCCGTAGGTGCTTACGTAACTACTGGACAAATTATTCCTGGTTGGTTCTAG
- the crtH gene encoding carotenoid isomerase: MELNKENFDAIIIGSGIGGLVTASQLAVKGARVLVLEKYIIPGGSGGSFKRKGYTFDVGASMIFGFGDKGYTNLLTRALRDVNEKCETIPDPVQLEYHLPRKFNIAVNKNYEQFINKLSAIFPKEKKGIKKFYDTCASVFKCLDSMPLLSIEDPSYLFKVFFKSPLSCLGLARWLPVNAGDVARKFIKDPELLKFIDIECFCWSVMPALKTPMINAGMVFTDRHAGGINYPKGGVGTIAEKLVIGIQKFGGKIRYKANVTEILLKDDKAFGVKLSNGEEIYSNIIVSNSTRWDTFGLKNNKKGLISSQNVPKSEYKWSETYNPSPSFVSIHLGVEKNLITNNFNCHHIIVENWDELESEKGVIFVSIPTLLDSSLAPEGKHIVHAFTPSSMSEWEGLSRKEYLQKKEKYFSFLVEKISTIIPNLEQNIDHKEIGTPKTHKKFLGRYEGSYGPIPSKKLLGLLPMPFNTTKIKNLYCVGDSCFPGQGLNAVAFSGYACAHKVGAKLNINSFKLPD, translated from the coding sequence ATGGAATTAAATAAGGAAAATTTTGATGCAATTATTATTGGCTCAGGAATAGGAGGTTTAGTAACAGCATCACAATTAGCTGTTAAGGGAGCTCGAGTATTAGTTCTTGAGAAATATATTATTCCTGGAGGAAGTGGGGGCTCTTTTAAGAGAAAGGGTTATACCTTTGATGTTGGAGCTTCAATGATATTTGGATTTGGAGATAAAGGTTACACCAATTTATTAACTCGTGCTCTAAGAGATGTGAATGAAAAATGCGAAACCATTCCTGATCCAGTGCAACTGGAATATCATTTACCAAGAAAATTTAATATTGCTGTAAATAAAAATTATGAGCAATTTATAAATAAATTATCAGCGATTTTCCCCAAGGAAAAAAAAGGTATCAAGAAATTTTACGATACCTGTGCGAGTGTATTTAAATGTTTAGATTCAATGCCTCTTTTATCAATAGAGGATCCAAGTTATCTTTTTAAAGTATTCTTTAAATCTCCATTATCCTGTTTAGGGTTGGCTAGATGGTTACCAGTAAATGCAGGTGATGTTGCTAGGAAATTTATAAAAGATCCTGAACTTTTAAAATTTATTGATATTGAATGTTTTTGTTGGTCTGTAATGCCAGCTCTCAAAACCCCTATGATTAATGCGGGAATGGTTTTTACTGATAGGCATGCAGGAGGTATCAATTATCCAAAAGGGGGAGTTGGAACAATAGCAGAAAAGTTAGTTATTGGGATCCAAAAATTTGGAGGTAAAATTAGATACAAAGCCAACGTGACTGAAATCCTTTTAAAGGATGATAAAGCGTTTGGAGTTAAGCTTTCAAATGGGGAAGAGATTTATTCAAACATTATTGTATCTAACTCAACTAGATGGGACACATTTGGATTGAAAAATAACAAGAAAGGATTAATTTCGAGTCAAAACGTGCCAAAAAGTGAATATAAGTGGTCAGAAACTTATAACCCTTCACCTTCTTTTGTTTCGATTCACCTTGGGGTAGAAAAAAATCTAATAACCAATAATTTTAATTGTCATCATATAATTGTTGAAAATTGGGATGAATTAGAAAGTGAAAAAGGAGTTATTTTTGTTTCTATACCTACTTTGCTTGATTCGTCTTTAGCTCCAGAAGGTAAACACATCGTACATGCCTTTACTCCTTCATCAATGAGTGAATGGGAAGGTTTGTCAAGGAAAGAATATTTGCAAAAGAAAGAAAAATACTTTTCATTTCTTGTTGAAAAAATATCAACTATTATCCCTAATCTTGAACAAAACATTGATCACAAAGAAATTGGCACTCCCAAAACTCATAAAAAATTTCTTGGTAGATATGAGGGTAGTTATGGACCAATTCCTAGTAAAAAGTTGCTTGGACTTTTGCCAATGCCTTTTAATACCACAAAAATTAAAAACCTTTATTGTGTAGGAGATTCATGCTTCCCTGGTCAAGGTCTAAATGCAGTTGCTTTTAGTGGATATGCCTGCGCTCATAAAGTAGGGGCAAAATTAAACATAAATAGTTTCAAATTGCCCGACTAA
- a CDS encoding photosystem II protein Y, with product MLRTIVVFAPIIAALAWVVFNIQKPAREQFNRDFLGKD from the coding sequence ATGCTCAGAACAATCGTAGTTTTTGCTCCAATTATCGCTGCTTTAGCTTGGGTAGTATTTAATATACAAAAACCAGCAAGAGAACAATTTAATAGAGACTTTTTGGGTAAGGATTAA
- a CDS encoding SPFH domain-containing protein, translated as MAIPTIESKNTDNYLIWKHPNRNLSIGSQIIVNESEEALLFENGQLLHVLKAGKHKIDSGNIPGLDGIIRRSVGNTPVIKIDTWFVNKIVSTDYKWGIQLQVKDNTHQLLVPVGSYGSILLKIQDPASFVLQVVGKNERLKKEELKNFILPCIERGLKEYIAEKIKEGSLDIFSIETILGKASNNVKNSLKAVFEKYGLTVVEFFVQGIQVQGESPEYKKIKESLADAASLKIRAKAASEAKSFYKDKKEVEDLNKSVEGVQNQTKVSKDSDIKTNKNQSKNYQGGENLKDKLEYLRELLDSGLITKAEYDKKRFKLLDQI; from the coding sequence TTGGCTATTCCAACAATAGAAAGCAAAAATACAGACAACTATTTGATTTGGAAACACCCAAATAGGAATTTAAGTATCGGCTCCCAAATAATAGTTAATGAAAGCGAGGAAGCTTTATTATTTGAAAATGGTCAATTATTGCATGTACTTAAAGCAGGCAAGCATAAAATTGATTCTGGTAATATTCCTGGACTGGATGGAATAATAAGGAGATCTGTAGGGAATACTCCAGTAATAAAGATTGACACATGGTTTGTTAATAAGATTGTTTCTACTGACTATAAATGGGGCATTCAATTACAAGTTAAAGATAATACTCATCAGCTTTTAGTTCCTGTTGGTTCTTATGGATCAATATTACTTAAAATTCAAGATCCTGCTTCATTTGTCCTGCAAGTAGTTGGAAAAAATGAAAGATTGAAAAAAGAGGAATTGAAAAACTTTATTTTGCCATGCATCGAAAGGGGGTTAAAAGAATATATTGCTGAAAAAATAAAAGAAGGTAGTCTTGATATTTTTAGCATAGAGACAATTTTAGGAAAGGCATCTAACAATGTTAAAAATTCATTAAAGGCTGTTTTTGAGAAATATGGTTTAACAGTAGTAGAGTTTTTTGTTCAAGGCATTCAAGTTCAGGGAGAAAGTCCCGAATATAAAAAAATCAAAGAAAGTTTGGCTGATGCTGCCAGTCTAAAAATAAGAGCAAAAGCTGCTTCTGAAGCTAAAAGTTTTTACAAAGATAAAAAAGAAGTGGAAGATCTAAATAAATCAGTAGAGGGGGTGCAAAATCAAACAAAAGTCTCAAAAGATAGTGATATTAAAACCAATAAAAATCAATCAAAAAATTATCAAGGAGGAGAAAACCTCAAAGATAAACTAGAGTACTTAAGAGAGCTTCTAGATTCTGGTTTAATTACAAAAGCCGAATATGACAAAAAACGATTTAAATTATTAGACCAAATTTGA
- a CDS encoding adenine phosphoribosyltransferase — protein sequence MNSLKEFIDTYKDYPKKGIEFKDVLGIIQEPRIFKELILNMSSSQIIKNADAIISIDARGFIFGSAISLQASKPMIVARKPGKLPGELVEKNYSLEYGENTLSIQKKALQKYSSYAIVDDLLATGGTVNCVSNILESNNKEVVGIVVVIELLKLEGKLKFNFPVESSITF from the coding sequence ATGAATAGTCTTAAAGAATTTATTGATACTTATAAAGATTATCCAAAAAAAGGTATTGAATTCAAAGATGTTCTTGGAATTATTCAGGAACCAAGAATATTCAAGGAACTTATTTTAAATATGTCTTCCAGTCAAATTATAAAAAATGCTGATGCAATAATTTCCATAGATGCTAGAGGCTTTATTTTTGGTTCTGCCATCTCTTTGCAAGCTTCAAAGCCAATGATTGTAGCAAGAAAGCCTGGGAAGCTCCCAGGAGAACTTGTAGAAAAAAACTACAGTTTAGAGTATGGAGAAAATACACTTTCAATTCAAAAAAAAGCCCTACAGAAATATAGTTCTTATGCCATTGTTGATGATTTATTAGCTACTGGCGGAACTGTTAATTGTGTTTCGAATATTCTTGAAAGTAATAATAAAGAAGTTGTGGGGATTGTAGTTGTTATTGAGTTATTGAAATTGGAAGGAAAATTAAAATTCAATTTTCCTGTTGAATCATCTATAACTTTTTGA
- a CDS encoding tetratricopeptide repeat protein: MNRTTNCLRCGAPMNPPRSGYYNCEFCGASYFAGGIFSRAVHYIKSVSQTKGFNSSIIIPAGLGSILLVLLIFRYPSFQRNRVENIPTPTKTETSYEEDVIKESIKETIKIIPQLLNQEISKREKIDIREIQKPISVVPKRSVTIAPKKDNTSSKGLITVKRSEVNSLPFRMKIAGTIGFRPSIKTVNFISRRNSVKQIKSLDKSNFYFSRGYEKKLMGDFNGALADYSRAISINPNDSDYYYFRGWLRAKTEIRDLPGAAADLQMLNRLEPNNVQNLLDLATVYSRMLYPFEAFKLLDVAQRIEPENGNIVWWRGIFTIKSGKLPVGCRYVREARRMKASDYNATMLKSCN; encoded by the coding sequence ATGAATAGAACTACTAACTGTTTAAGATGTGGGGCGCCCATGAATCCCCCAAGATCTGGTTATTATAACTGTGAATTTTGTGGAGCATCATATTTTGCAGGTGGTATTTTTTCAAGGGCTGTTCACTATATCAAGAGTGTAAGTCAAACTAAAGGATTTAATTCTTCAATAATCATTCCAGCAGGTTTAGGAAGCATATTACTTGTATTATTGATTTTTAGATATCCCTCTTTTCAGAGAAATAGAGTTGAAAATATCCCCACACCTACAAAAACAGAAACTAGTTATGAAGAAGACGTTATAAAAGAAAGCATAAAAGAAACTATTAAAATAATCCCTCAATTATTGAATCAAGAAATTTCAAAAAGAGAGAAAATTGATATTCGGGAAATCCAAAAACCAATCTCAGTTGTTCCTAAGAGATCAGTTACCATTGCACCAAAGAAAGACAATACATCATCAAAGGGATTAATAACGGTCAAGAGAAGTGAAGTAAATTCTTTGCCCTTTAGAATGAAAATTGCTGGGACTATTGGTTTCAGGCCAAGTATTAAAACAGTAAACTTTATCTCTAGAAGAAATTCTGTTAAACAAATAAAATCATTAGACAAGTCGAATTTTTACTTTTCTCGGGGTTATGAAAAGAAACTAATGGGAGATTTTAATGGAGCTTTAGCTGATTACTCTAGGGCAATTTCAATTAATCCAAACGATTCTGATTATTATTACTTTAGGGGGTGGCTAAGAGCTAAGACTGAAATTAGAGATTTACCTGGAGCTGCGGCTGATTTGCAAATGTTAAACAGATTGGAACCTAATAATGTTCAAAATTTATTAGATTTAGCTACTGTATATTCAAGAATGCTTTACCCGTTTGAAGCTTTTAAACTATTAGATGTAGCTCAGAGGATTGAACCAGAAAATGGAAATATTGTTTGGTGGAGAGGCATTTTTACAATCAAAAGTGGTAAACTTCCAGTTGGTTGTAGATACGTAAGAGAAGCAAGGAGAATGAAAGCTTCAGATTACAACGCAACAATGCTGAAGTCCTGCAATTAA
- a CDS encoding ImmA/IrrE family metallo-endopeptidase: MYLSIAKKILPFLSLPFFLGNPSYSEIVDINDSENLVEIIIQEASKTFGKRVGAKKVRWEWCDEPPSYYPTRNFICLNNKDKGLSLAFTAAHEYAHHIQHSVDSLADRSRKNITKVELQADCYAGIMLATNPKYPFTIEDANEMLANVYEKYGDYEYDHEDHHGSGENRMLALRSGFHFGRSEGTHKDAYYKIFCVGDTDK, translated from the coding sequence ATGTATTTATCAATTGCAAAAAAAATATTACCTTTCCTTTCATTACCTTTTTTTCTTGGAAATCCTTCTTACTCTGAGATTGTTGATATTAATGATTCTGAGAATCTTGTTGAAATTATCATTCAAGAAGCATCTAAAACATTTGGCAAACGAGTAGGAGCAAAAAAAGTAAGATGGGAGTGGTGCGATGAACCTCCCTCCTATTATCCAACAAGAAATTTTATTTGTTTAAATAACAAAGATAAAGGTTTATCTTTGGCTTTTACAGCTGCACATGAATACGCTCATCACATACAACATTCTGTCGATAGTTTAGCCGATAGGAGCAGAAAAAATATTACTAAAGTTGAACTTCAAGCCGATTGTTATGCAGGTATTATGTTGGCGACTAATCCTAAATACCCTTTTACCATTGAAGATGCTAATGAAATGTTGGCAAACGTTTATGAAAAATATGGCGATTACGAATATGATCACGAAGATCATCATGGTTCAGGAGAAAATCGAATGCTGGCTCTTAGATCAGGGTTTCACTTTGGAAGATCAGAAGGCACACATAAGGATGCATATTACAAAATTTTCTGTGTAGGAGACACAGATAAATAA